In the genome of Meles meles chromosome 4, mMelMel3.1 paternal haplotype, whole genome shotgun sequence, one region contains:
- the ADAMTS1 gene encoding A disintegrin and metalloproteinase with thrombospondin motifs 1 — protein sequence MGNAEPARRPRGSQSASALLLLAAATTLLLLPGAHGRPAEEDEELVQPALERAPGHTTTHLRLDAFGRQLHLELQPDRGFLAPGFTVQTVGRRPGPDALGPDAAGDLAHCFYSGTVNGDSGSAAALSLCEGVRGAFYLQGEEYFIQPAPVAAAVRLAPAAAAAAGEEPPERLQFHLLRRRRRGGGGAKCGVTDDETRLGRGEGPAGEDAGAQWPRRDPSPQQAGQPTGTGSIRKKRFVSSHRYVETMLVADQSMAEFHGSGLKHYLLTLFSVAARLYKHPSIRNSVSLVVVKVLVIYEEQKGPEVTSNAALTLRNFCNWQKQHNPPSDRDGEHYDTAILFTRQDLCGAQTCDTLGMADVGTICDPSRSCSVIEDDGLQAAFTTAHELGHVFNMPHDDAKQCAGINGIDQNSHMMASMLSNLNHSQPWSPCSAYMITSFLDNGHGECLMDKPQSPIQLPSDLPGTLYDANRQCQFTFGEESKHCLDAASTCMTLWCTGTSGGLLVCQTKHFPWADGTSCGEGRWCINGKCVNKTDKMHFHTPVHGSWGPWGPWGECSRTCGGGVQYTMRECDNPVPKNGGKYCEGKRVRYRSCNIEDCPDNNGKTFREEQCEAHNEFSKVSFGSGPAVEWTPKYAGVSPKDRCKLICQAKGIGFFFVLQPKVVDGTPCSPDSTSVCVQGQCVKAGCDRIIDSKKKFDKCGVCGGNGSTCKKTSGSVTSAKPGYHDIVTIPAGATNIEVKQRNHRGSRNNGSYLAIKAADGTYILNGDFTLSTLEQDISYKGTVLRYSGSSASLERIRSFSPLKEPITIQVLTVGNAFHPKIKYTYFVKKKKESFNAIPTFSEWVIEEWGECSKSCGPGWQRRLVECRDINGQPASECAKEVKPASTRPCANLPCPHWQLGDWSPCSKTCGKGYKKRTLQCLSHDGEVLSYESCDPLKKPKHYIDFCTMAECS from the exons ATGGGGAACGCGGAGCCAGCGCGGCGGCCTCGGGGCTCACAGTCTGCGTCCGCGTTGCTACTGCTCGCGGCGGCTACGACTCTGCTGCTTCTGCCGGGCGCGCACGGGCGCCCCGCAGAGGAAGACGAGGAGTTGGTGCAGCCCGCCTTGGAGCGCGCGCCGGGACACACCACCACGCACCTTCGCCTGGACGCCTTCGGCCGGCAGCTGCACCTGGAGTTGCAGCCCGACCGCGGCTTCCTGGCGCCGGGTTTCACAGTGCAGACCGTGGGGCGCAGGCCCGGGCCCGACGCGCTCGGTCCGGACGCCGCCGGCGACCTGGCGCACTGCTTCTACTCCGGCACGGTGAACGGCGACTCCGGCTCGGCCGCGGCTCTCAGCCTCTGCGAGGGCGTGCGCGGCGCCTTCTACCTGCAGGGCGAGGAGTACTTCATCCAGCCCGCACCGGTCGCCGCCGCCGTGCGTCTCGCCccagctgccgccgccgccgccggggagGAGCCGCCGGAGCGGCTCCAGTTCCATCTCCTGCGGCGGaggcggcggggcggcggcggcgccaaGTGCGGGGTCACTGACGACGAGACCCGgcttgggaggggagaggggccggcgGGCGAGGACGCCGGAGCGCAGTGGCCGCGGCGGGACCCGTCGCCGCAGCAGGCGGGACAGCCGACAG GAACTGGAAGCATAAGAAAGAAGCGATTTGTGTCCAGCCACCGCTATGTGGAAACTATGCTGGTGGCCGACCAGTCAATGGCAGAGTTTCACGGCAGTGGCCTGAAGCACTACCTCCTGACCCTGTTCTCCGTGGCAGCCAGGCTGTACAAACACCCCAGCATTCGGAATTCAGTGAGCCTGGTCGTAGTGAAGGTCCTGGTCATCTACGAGGAACAGAAGGGGCCGGAAGTGACCTCCAACGCGGCCCTCACCTTACGGAACTTCTGCAACTGGCAAAAGCAGCACAACCCACCCAGTGACCGGGATGGAGAGCACTATGACACAGCGATTCTCTTCACCAGACAG GATCTGTGTGGGGCCCAGACCTGTGACACTCTTGGGATGGCTGATGTTGGAACTATATGTGACCCCAGCCGAAGCTGCTCAGTCATAGAAGATGATGGCTTGCAAGCTGCCTTCACCACAGCTCATGAACTAG GCCACGTGTTTAACATGCCCCATGATGATGCAAAGCAGTGTGCCGGCATTAATGGCATCGACCAGAATTCCCACATGATGGCGTCAATGCTTTCCAACCTGAACCACAGCCAGCCTTGGTCTCCCTGCAGTGCCTACATGATTACGTCATTTCTGGATAATGGTCATG GGGAATGTTTGATGGACAagccccagagccccatccagctCCCCTCGGATCTCCCCGGGACCTTGTACGATGCCAACCGGCAGTGCCAATTTACATTTGGGGAGGAGTCCAAACACTGCCTAGATGCGGCCAGCACTTGCATGACCCTCTGGTGCACGGGCACCTCCGGCGGATTGCTGGTGTGCCAAACCAAACACTTCCCTTGGGCAGACGGCAccagctgtggggaggggagatggtGTATCAACGGCAAGTGTGTGAACAAGACGGACAAGATGCACTTCCAT ACTCCTGTTCATGGAAGCTGGGGGCCGTGGGGACCCTGGGGAGAATGTTCGAGAACGTGTGGTGGAGGAGTTCAGTACACAATGAGGGAATGTGACAACCCCGTCCCCAAAAACGGAGGGAAATACTGTGAAGGCAAGCGTGTGCGCTATAGGTCATGTAACATTGAAGACTGTCCAGACAACAATG GAAAAACCTTTAGAGAGGAACAATGTGAGGCACACAATGAGTTTTCTAAAGTTTCCTTTGGGAGTGGGCCCGCGGTGGAGTGGACACCCAAGTACGCTGGAGTCTCCCCCAAGGACAGGTGTAAGCTCATCTGTCAAGCCAAAGGCATCGGCTTCTTCttcgttttgcagcccaag gTGGTGGATGGTACTCCGTGTAGCCCAGATTCCACCTCTGTCTGCGTGCAAGGACAGTGTGTAAAAGCTGGCTGTGATCGCATCATAGACTCCAAAAAGAAGTTTGATAAATGTGGCGTCTGTGGAGGCAATGGATCCACGTGCAAGAAAACCTCAGGATCCGTGACCAGTGCTAA ACCTGGCTATCACGATATCGTCACAATTCCGGCTGGAGCGACAAACATTGAAGTGAAACAACGGAATCACCGGGGATCCAGAAACAATGGGAGCTATCTCGCCATCAAAGCTGCTGATGGCACCTACATCCTGAATGGCGACTTCACTCTGTCCACCTTAGAGCAAGACATTTCCTACAAAGGGACCGTCCTAAGGTACAGCGGGTCCTCCGCCTCGCTGGAACGAATCCGCAGCTTCAGCCCGCTCAAAGAGCCCATAACCATCCAGGTCCTCACGGTGGGCAATGCCTTCCACCCCAAAATTAAATACACCTATTttgtgaagaagaagaaggagtcTTTCAACGCCATCCCTACTTTCTCCGAATGGGTCATCGAGGAGTGGGGCGAATGCTCCAAGTCGTGCGGACCTGGCTGGCAGCGGAGACTGGTGGAGTGCCGGGACATTAACGGGCAGCCTGCCTCCGAGTGTGCGAAGGAAGTGAAGCCGGCCAGCACCAGACCCTGCGCCaacctgccctgcccccactggCAGCTAGGGGATTGGTCCCCATGTTCCAAGACTTGTGGGAAGGGTTACAAAAAGAGAACCTTGCAGTGTCTGTCTCATGATGGGGAGGTGCTGTCTTACGAGAGCTGTGATCCTTTAAAGAAACCGAAGCATTACATAGA